A region of the Mycobacteriales bacterium genome:
GCTCGTCGCGACCGGCAAGGCCAAGCCCGCGCCGGCAGCGACGACGGCCAACGTCGACAAGTTCTTCTCGCCGGACTGGAAGTCCTACGGCACCGTCGACGGCACCTTCTACGCCGCGCCGCAGAACGCCAACATGAAGTCCCTGGTCTGGTACTCCCCCGCCGAGTTCAAGGAGAAGGGCCTCACCGCCCCGACCACGCTCGCCGAGCTGCAGACCCTCACCGACACGCTGGCAGACGGCGGCCGCAAGCCGTGGTGCGCCGGCATCGCCAGCGGCGAGGCGACCGGTTGGGTGATCACCGACTGGATGGAGGACATGATGCTCCGGCTGTCGGGGCCGGAGACCTACGACAAGTGGGTCAACCACGAGATCGCCTTCAACGGTCCCGAGTCCACCGCCGCCCTCGACGCGGTCGGGGCGATCCTCAAGCAGGACAAGTACGTCAACGGCGGCCTGGGCAACGTGAAGTCGATCGCGACGACGACCTTCCAGGACGCCGGCCTGCCGATCCTCGACGGCGCGTGCTCGCTGCACCGCCAGGCGAGCTTCTACGCCGCCAACTGGCCGAAGGGCACCACCGTCGCCCCCGACGGTGACGTCTTCGCCTTCTTCCTGCCCGGCAAGACCGCCGAGGACAAGCCGGTCCTCGGCGGCGGCGAGTTCCTGCTCGCCTTCGCCGACCGTCCGGAGGTCCAGGCCTTCCAGACCTTCGTCGCGAGCGACACCTGGGCGACGCTGGCCGCGCAGGGCGGTGGTGGTCGTGCCGTCTCCGCCAACCGCGGCGTCGACATCAGCAAGTGCGACTGCAGCCCGATCGACACCCTCGCCTTCGAGACGCTGACCGACGAGAACGCCACGTTCCGCTTCGACGGCTCCGACGCGATGCCGGCAGCCATCGGCTCCAACGCCTTCTGGAAGCAGGCGACGAGCTGGATCACGGGTCAGAGCACGAAGGACACCGTCGACAAGATCGAGGCGGCCTGGCCGAAGTAGACCCGACGTCGGGCGGGCTGGTGCGCACAGCACCAGCCCGTCCGCGCTCGTTCCTCGCACCGACCCCGACCAGGCACCCGAGGTGAGACGTGAGTCCCAGTCAGAAGTTCCTCGAGATGGCCGGCGCGCTCTCGGTCTTCCTCGCCGTGATGGGCGTGATCCTGCTCGTCGCGTCCCGCTTCGGGGGCCGCAAGGGCGATCGCGTGGTCGCCGGTGCGTTCCTGCTCCCCACCGTGCTGCTGGTGCTCGTCGGCCTGGTCTACCCCGGCCTGCAGACGATCTACTTCTCCTTCTTCGACGCCGCTGGCAGCGCCTTCGTCGGCATCGACAACTACACGACCATCTTCACGACGCCCGACCAGGTCACGGTGCTGCGCAACACCTTCCTGTGGGTCGTCGTGACGCCGTTCGTGGCCACCGCGGTGGGGCTGCTCTACGCGATCCTCATCGACAAGGCCCGCGTCGAGGCCTTCGCGAAGGCGCTGATCTTCCTGCCCATGGCGATCTCCTTCGTCGGCGCGTCCATCATCTGGAAGCTGGTCTACGAGTTCCGCCCGGACCAGCCCGGCATCAAGCAGATCGGCCTGCTCAACCAGCTGCTCGTCACCGCCGGGCTGCCACCGCAGCAGTGGCTGATCAACGAGCCGTGGAACACCCTTCTGCTCATCATCGTGATGATCTGGATCCAGGCCGGCTTCGCGATGACGGTGCTGTCGGCGGCCATCAAGGCCATCCCCGAGGACATCGTCGAGGCCGCTCGCCTCGACGGGGTCCGGGCCTGGGGGATGTTCCGGTTCGTCACCGTGCCGAGCATCCGGCCCGCCCTCATCGTGGTGCTCACCACCATCGGCATCGCGACGCTGAAGGTCTTCGACATCGTCCGCACCATGACGGGCGGGCAGTTCGACACCAGCGTCGTGGCCAACGAGTTCTACAGCCAGAGCTTCCGCAGCGACGAGCAGGGCCTCGGGGCCGCGCTCGCGGTGCTGCTGTTCGCCCTCGTCCTGCCGATCGTCGCCTACAACATCCGCCAGCTGCGCGCCTCGGAGGCACGATGACGACCGGCCAGACCGGCACTGCCGTGCCCGTCACGACCACGCCCCCGATGAAGCCCCTCGAGAGCGCCTCGGCCAAGGCCAAGCGCCGGCTCACCTCGAAGTGGGCCTCGCTCGCCGCCGTCGTCATCGCGGTGCTGTGGACGCTGCCGACCTTCGGCCTCGCCGTCACTTCGATCCGACCCGAGCGACAGATCAAGACCAGCGGCTGGTGGACCTTCTTCAAGGACCCGCAGTACACCCTCGACAACTACCGCGAGGTGCTGAGCTCGACCGGCAGCGCCGGCCTCGGCAGCTACTTCGTCAACTCGTTCGTCATCGTCATCCCGTCGGTGGTCATCCCGATCTGCCTGGCCGCGCTGGCCGCCTACACCTTCGCCTGGATCGACTTCCGCGGCCGCAACCTGCTGTTCGTCGCGGTCTTCGCGCTGCAGATCGTGCCGATCCAGGTGACCCTCATCCCGCTGCTCAAGCTCTACGTCGACACCGGCCTCGCGGGTGAGTTCGCCACGGTCTGGATCTCGCACTCGATCTTCGCGCTGCCGCTCGCGATCTTCCTGCTGCACAACTTCATGCGCGAGATCCCCAAGGAGCTCATCGAGGCGGCCCGCATGGACGGCGCCGGCCACGTCGGCATCTTCTTCCGGGTCCTGCTCCCGCTGCTCACCCCGGCGCTCGCCGCGATCGGCATCTTCCAGTTCCTCTGGGTCTGGAACGACCTGCTCGTCGCGCTGACCTTCGCCAGCACCTCCGACACGCAGCCGATCACGGTCGCGCTGGCCAATTTGGTCGGCACCCAGGGCACCCAGAACCACCTGCTGTCGGCGGGCGCGTTCGTCGCGATCGTCGTACCCGTCGCGGTCTTCCTGTCCCTGCAGCGGTTCTTCGTCCGCGGCCTGCTCGCCGGCGGCCTCAAGGGCTGACGCGTCAGGCACCCAGCAGGTCGCGCACACGGCGCTCCTGCTCACCGGCCAGTGCCGCGACCAGCGACGCCAGCGCCCGGGAGCGCAGGGCCGCCACGGACGCGTCCGGCTCGAAGAGCACCGAGACGTCGGTGGCGACCGCCCGCCAGCGGTCGCGCTCGGCCGCCAGCAGCGCGGCGTAGGCGTCGCGGGCCCGGCGCTCCCGGCCGTGCCAGGCGAGCGCACCGACCCCCGCGCAGTCGGCACGGGCGGCGTCCACCTGCGGGGCGGCCTCCCCCGCGACCCCGGCCACCAGGGCCTCCAGCGAGGCGCGCACCGCCGCGGGCGTCGAGGCCCCGGTGAGCTGCGGCGAGGCGTACTGCACGGTCCCCGCGGCGCGCGCAGCTTCGTGAGCCTGCACCGCCTCGCCGGCCTCGACACACGCCAGCAGGGCCCGCTGCTCACCGTCGGCCGCGACCCTGTCGACGCCGGTGCCGAGCACCGCCGTGGCAGCCAGCGCCACGAGCAGCGCCTGCGGGACTCGGCGGGCAGCCAGGCCGTCGACAGGACCCTCGACGACGTCGGTCATGCCCGCCCGGCAAGGCGGTCGGCGATCAGCGCGGCGTAGAAGGCATACGACGCCTTCGGCACCCGACGCAGCGTGCCCGCCTCCACCGCGACGAGCCCGAAGCGCTGCGTGTAGCCCTGCGCCCACTCGAAGTTGTCGAGCAGCGACCAGGCGAAGTAGTCACGCACCGGCACACCGGCGGCGACGGCCTCGTCCAGGGCCGCGAGGTGGGTGCGCAGGTAGTCGACGCGGTCGAGGTCGGGCTCGCCGGGCGGGTCGGGGAAGGCGCCGCCGTTCTCGGTGACCCGCAGCGGCACGCCGGGGGCACGCGCCGCGACCCACCGCAGCGTGTCGACGAGCCCGGTCGCGTCGACCTCCCAGCCCATCGTCGTGAGCGGCGGTCGCGGCGCGAAGGAGAAGTCCGGAGCCCCGGGGAAGGCGTCGACGTCCTGCCCGACCCCTCCGGCCGCCGGCGCGGGCGGACCGATGCGGAACGGCGTGTAGTAGTTGACGCCGATCCAGTCGGCGGAGCCGCGCACCAGCGCGAGGTCGTCCTCGCGGCCGGCCAGCGCGGGCAGGGCGCTCGGGTAGGTCCCGTCGACGAGGGCGTCGACCCAGAGCCTGTTCTGCAAGGCGTCGACGACGTCTGCCGCGACCGGGTCGCCGTCGGGCTCGCAGCGCACCGTCGTGAGGTTGAGGACGATGCCGACTTCCGCGCTGGAGTGGGCAGCGCGCACGGCGTCGGCGGCGAGGGCGTGACCGAGCAGCAGGTGGTGCGCGGCGTCGAAGGCCCGAGCAGGCTCGCGGACCCCGGGCGCGAAGACCCCGGCCGCGTGGCCGAGGAAGGCCGTGCACCACGGCTCGTTCATCGTCGCCCAGGACGGGACCCGGTCGGCGAGCCGGTCGGCGACCACCATCGCGTAGTCGGCGAAGCGGTGCGCGGTGTCGCGCGCGGGCCAGCCGCCGGCCTGCTCGAGCGCCAGCGGCAGGTCCCAGTGGAACAGCGTCGGGAAGGGCCGGATCCCGCGCTCCAGCAGCCGGTCGACGAGCCCGTCGTAGAAGTCGAGCCCTGCGGAGTTGACCGGCCCCTGCCCGCTGGGCTGCACCCGCGGCCAGGCGATCGAGAAGCGGTACGCCGAGACCCCCAGGTCGCTCAGCAGCCGCAGGTCGTCGTCGACCCGGTGGTAGCTGTCGCAGGCGACCCGGCCGTCGGAGGCGTCCAGCACCGCACCCGGACGGGTGCAGAACTCGTCCCAGGTGGACGGCCCGCGGCCGTCCTCGTCGTACGCCCCCTCGATCTGGAAGGCACTGGTCGCGACGCCGTAGCCGTAGGCGCTGGTCATGGGCCCTCCACGGGCGTGAGCAGGGCGCGCTCGTCGGGCTTGTGGCGCAGGACGGTGTCGACGTAGCTGCGGGTGGCGGGCAGCAGGCCGATGTCGTGCCCGGCCGCCTCGGAGAGGAACCACCGGTGCTCGAGGACCTCGTGGAAGACCTCGGCGGCCTCGAGCTTGCCGCGCAGCTCGCGGGGCACGGCGCGCACGACGGGCTGGAAGCTCGCGGTCAGCCAGTCGTGGGCGACGATCTCCTCCGGCTCGGTCTCCTGGCCGGTGGCCGCGCGGTAGGAGTCGAGGTCGTTGAGCAGCCGGCGGGCCTGGTTCTCCTCGACGTCGAGGCCGGTGAGGCGCAGCAGCCGGCGCGCGTGGTGGCCGGCGTCGACGACCTTGGGCTGCACCTGGACGCTGTCGCCGGACTCGTCGCGCAGGACCTCGAGCTCGGCGACGTCGAACCCGAGTTCGTTGAGCTTGCGGATGCGGGCGTCGACCTTGAAGCGCTCCCCCACCCCGATCGTCTGGCGGCCGGTGAGCGCCGACCAGAGCGCTTCGTAGCGGGCGGCGATGGTGTCGCCGGTCTCGACGGGGTCCGTGGCCGGGTCGAGCAGCTCGCCGGCCTGCAGGTCCATGAGCTCACCGATGGTGTTGGTGCGGGCCAGCTGCAGGTCGTAGCTGCGCTGACCCTCGGAGAGGACCTCGTGGTGCTCGGTCGTCTCGGCGTCGACGAGGTAGGCCGAGAACGAGCCGGCGTCGCGGCGGAACAGCGTGTTGGACAGCGAGCAGTCGCCCCAGTAGAAGCCGCCGAGGTGCAGCCGGACGAGCAGCACGGCGAGGGCGTCGAGCAGACGGACCGCGGTCTCCGGGCGCAGCGTCTGCGACAGCAGCGCGCGGTAGGGCAGCGAGAACTCCAGGTGGCGGGTGACGAGCGCGGTCTCGAGCGGCTCGCCGTCGGGAGCGGTGCGGCCGTCGACGATGCCGACGGGATGGACGGCCGGCACACCGGCGCGGTCGAGCGCACGGAGGACGGCGTACTCCCGCTCGGCCGACCAGTGGCCGATCTCCTTCACCGCGAAGACGGTGTCGTCGACCCGCACGAAGCGCACGACGTGGCGCGAGATGCCTCGAGGGAGGCCGACCAGCCGCTCGGCCGGCCACTGCTCGAGCGGCACCGACCACGGCAGGTCGAGCAGACCCGGGTGGGTCGGCTCACCGCGCACCTGCAGGACCACCGCCCCACCGTCCCACGCTGTGACCAGCGGCATGAGGGTGAGCCCGCAGGAGCAGGTGCGACACTGCCGAAACAACGAGGGATGGACCGAGTCGATCCGCGAGGTTCACCGACGTGTCACACGCCCGTCACACGCCTCCGCCATCCTCATCCGTGACGCCGTTCCCCTGGAGGTCACCATGCTGCTCATGTCGCCCGTGTCGTTCCTCTCGACTGTGCAGGAGCTCCTGCTGCAGACCCTTCCCCACGGCGGCCAGCGGGGAGCCCGGCGCAACGCGTGGGCGTCGATGAGCGCCGACGCGTCGATGGCCCGTGCCCGGCGCGAGGCCGCGAGCGCGCTCGACGCCGCGACCACCCGCGACCAGGAGCGGGTCCGCACGGCCCGCTGACCCGCCGGGGGCTAGCGTGCCCCCATGGCCGAGCTCGTCTACCCGCCCGTCGTCCGCCTGACGAAGACGGTCTTCCGCGCCCTCGGGCTGCGCTTCGTCATCACCGGCGAGCAGCACGTGCCCCGCACGGGCGGGGCGGTGATGGCGATCAACCACGTCGGCTACCTCGACTTCACCTTCGCGGGCCTCACGGCGCAGCCGGCCCGCAGGCTGGTGCGCTTCATGGCCAAGAAGGAGGTCTTCGACCACAAGGTCAGCGGCCCCCTCATGCGCGGCATGAAGCACATCCCCGTCGACCGGGCGGGTGCGGCGAGCGACAGCTACCAGGCCGCGGTGAAGGCGCTGTCGGCCGGTGAGATCGTGGGTGTCTTCCCGGAGGCGACGATCTCGCAGTCGTTCGAGCTGAAGGCCTTCAAGACGGGCGCCGCACGGATGGCGCAGGAGGCCGGCGTGCCGCTGCTGCCGGTCGTCGTCTGGGGCAGCCAGCGCGTGATGACCAAGGGCCGCAAGAAGGACCTCACCCGCGGCACCCCGATCCGCATGGTCGTGGGCGAGCCCTTCACCCCGGACCCCGCCGCCGACCCGCTGGCCGTGACCGCCGAGCTCAAGGCCCGCATGCAGGTCCTGCTCGAGGAGGCCCGCGGCAGCTACCCCGGCGGGCCGCGCACCCCCGACGACACCTGGTGGGTCCCACGGGCGCTCGGCGGCACTGCCCCGACGCTCGAGGAGGCCGAGGCGGCCGACGCGCAGGAGCGCGCCGACCGGGCCGCGCGCCGGGCGGCCCGCGACGCGGGCACCGCTGACTAGGCTCGTCACCATGGCGGACCGGAAGAGCAAGGACAGCAAGCCGAAGAAGGCCAAGCGCGCGAAGGCGCCGCGCGGCGAGCGGGTCAAGCAGCTCCGGCAGGCCTTCACCATCACCCGCCAGACCGACCCGAAACTGCCGTGGGTCCTGCTGGCGGCGTTCCTGCTCACCCTCGCGCTGTTCGTCTCGATCGGGCTCGTCGTCGGCCAGCCGGTGCTGCTGGGCATCCTCGGAGTCCTGATGGGCGCGCTCGTCACGACGCTCGTCTTCGGCCGCCGGGTGCAGCGCACGATGTACAACCAGGCCGAGGGCCAGCTCGGTGCGGGCGCGTTCGTCCTGCAGCGCATGCGCGGCGACTGGCGCGTGACCCCCGCGGTCGGCTTCAACCGCGAGCAGGACCTCGTCCACCGCGTCATCGGCCGCCCCGGCGTCATCCTCGTCGCCGAGGGCTCCCCCGCCCGGACCCGCCAGCTCATCGCGACCGAGAAGAAGCGGGTCGCGCGGGTCATCGGCGAGACCCCCGTCTACGACGTCGTCATCGGCAACGACGAGGGTCAGATCCCCCTCAAGGCCCTCGAGCGGCACCTCATCAAGCTGCCACGCAACATCAAGCCCAAGACCGTCAACGAGCTCGACCGACGCCTCAAGGCCCTGGCCAACGTGCAGGGCGCCATGCCCATCCCCAAGGGCCCGATGCCCACCAGCGGCCGGGTGCCGCGCGGCAAGACGAGGTAGTCGGAGACCAGCAACGCTGCGGCGGTCGGGCCGGCCGGGTCACAGCCCCTTCTCGTCGTACGACGAGTTGCGTCCGTGGAGCGTCACCGTGCTCGTCTGCCGGAGCGCGCTCTCAGGCGCGGACGACGACGCTGCCGACGGCCTTGTCGTGCAGCCCGCGACCGTCCGGGTCGCTGACGAGGGCAGGCAGCAGCAGGCCGAGCAGTGCGAAGCGCAGCAGTGCGCGCGGCAGCGACAGCGGGCCCTGCGAGGTGCTGACCAGGCGCAGGCGCAGCAGTCGCATGCCCGGGGTCTGTCCGACGAGCGGGACGAGCAGGACGTAGACCGCCCCGAGAACGGCGACGCCCAGCAGGCCCCTGGCCGCGGACTCAGGGTCACGGATGAACAGGCCAGCGATGAAGCCGGACGCCAGCGCGTCGATCGCGAAGGCGGCTGAACGACGGCCGAAGCTCGCGACCGAACCGGGGCCGTCGGCCGGGAGCCCGAAGCGGTGGCCGCGGTGCCCGCCGGCCGGCCGGATCTCGACTCCGGCCGCGCCGAGGCCTGACAACCAGGTCCCTGTCGGTCTCGCCACACGGCCAGGCTAGCCTCGGACCCGCTGTACCGCATGCCAGCCGCCTGCCGACGTCGCCAGGCCCGCTGCTCCGCACGACCACAGTCCGCGTAACGGCACCGAAACACACGGGACACCGGGGGGTCACAGCCCCTGGCTAGCGTGCGGTGTCGACACCCCACGAGCCGGAGGACGTACACGTGTTCAAGGACGCCAGCGAGGTCCTGAGCTACATCAAGAAGGAAGCCGTCGAGATGGTCGACGTGCGGTTCTGCGACCTGCCGGGCGTGATGCAGCACTTCACGGTGCCCGCCGGCTCGTTCACCGAGGACGTCTTCACCGACGGTCTCGGCTTCGACGGCTCGTCGATCCGCGGCTTCCAGGAGATCCACGAGTCGGACATGCTCCTGCTCCCGGACCCGACCACCGCGCGCCTCGACCCGTTCCGGGTTCGCAAGACCCTCATCGTCAAC
Encoded here:
- a CDS encoding RDD family protein; translation: MARPTGTWLSGLGAAGVEIRPAGGHRGHRFGLPADGPGSVASFGRRSAAFAIDALASGFIAGLFIRDPESAARGLLGVAVLGAVYVLLVPLVGQTPGMRLLRLRLVSTSQGPLSLPRALLRFALLGLLLPALVSDPDGRGLHDKAVGSVVVRA
- a CDS encoding lysophospholipid acyltransferase family protein, translating into MAELVYPPVVRLTKTVFRALGLRFVITGEQHVPRTGGAVMAINHVGYLDFTFAGLTAQPARRLVRFMAKKEVFDHKVSGPLMRGMKHIPVDRAGAASDSYQAAVKALSAGEIVGVFPEATISQSFELKAFKTGAARMAQEAGVPLLPVVVWGSQRVMTKGRKKDLTRGTPIRMVVGEPFTPDPAADPLAVTAELKARMQVLLEEARGSYPGGPRTPDDTWWVPRALGGTAPTLEEAEAADAQERADRAARRAARDAGTAD
- a CDS encoding sugar ABC transporter permease — encoded protein: MSPSQKFLEMAGALSVFLAVMGVILLVASRFGGRKGDRVVAGAFLLPTVLLVLVGLVYPGLQTIYFSFFDAAGSAFVGIDNYTTIFTTPDQVTVLRNTFLWVVVTPFVATAVGLLYAILIDKARVEAFAKALIFLPMAISFVGASIIWKLVYEFRPDQPGIKQIGLLNQLLVTAGLPPQQWLINEPWNTLLLIIVMIWIQAGFAMTVLSAAIKAIPEDIVEAARLDGVRAWGMFRFVTVPSIRPALIVVLTTIGIATLKVFDIVRTMTGGQFDTSVVANEFYSQSFRSDEQGLGAALAVLLFALVLPIVAYNIRQLRASEAR
- a CDS encoding DUF4191 domain-containing protein produces the protein MADRKSKDSKPKKAKRAKAPRGERVKQLRQAFTITRQTDPKLPWVLLAAFLLTLALFVSIGLVVGQPVLLGILGVLMGALVTTLVFGRRVQRTMYNQAEGQLGAGAFVLQRMRGDWRVTPAVGFNREQDLVHRVIGRPGVILVAEGSPARTRQLIATEKKRVARVIGETPVYDVVIGNDEGQIPLKALERHLIKLPRNIKPKTVNELDRRLKALANVQGAMPIPKGPMPTSGRVPRGKTR
- a CDS encoding carbohydrate ABC transporter permease, with amino-acid sequence MTTGQTGTAVPVTTTPPMKPLESASAKAKRRLTSKWASLAAVVIAVLWTLPTFGLAVTSIRPERQIKTSGWWTFFKDPQYTLDNYREVLSSTGSAGLGSYFVNSFVIVIPSVVIPICLAALAAYTFAWIDFRGRNLLFVAVFALQIVPIQVTLIPLLKLYVDTGLAGEFATVWISHSIFALPLAIFLLHNFMREIPKELIEAARMDGAGHVGIFFRVLLPLLTPALAAIGIFQFLWVWNDLLVALTFASTSDTQPITVALANLVGTQGTQNHLLSAGAFVAIVVPVAVFLSLQRFFVRGLLAGGLKG
- a CDS encoding GH1 family beta-glucosidase, with translation MTSAYGYGVATSAFQIEGAYDEDGRGPSTWDEFCTRPGAVLDASDGRVACDSYHRVDDDLRLLSDLGVSAYRFSIAWPRVQPSGQGPVNSAGLDFYDGLVDRLLERGIRPFPTLFHWDLPLALEQAGGWPARDTAHRFADYAMVVADRLADRVPSWATMNEPWCTAFLGHAAGVFAPGVREPARAFDAAHHLLLGHALAADAVRAAHSSAEVGIVLNLTTVRCEPDGDPVAADVVDALQNRLWVDALVDGTYPSALPALAGREDDLALVRGSADWIGVNYYTPFRIGPPAPAAGGVGQDVDAFPGAPDFSFAPRPPLTTMGWEVDATGLVDTLRWVAARAPGVPLRVTENGGAFPDPPGEPDLDRVDYLRTHLAALDEAVAAGVPVRDYFAWSLLDNFEWAQGYTQRFGLVAVEAGTLRRVPKASYAFYAALIADRLAGRA
- a CDS encoding DUF4032 domain-containing protein, which produces MPLVTAWDGGAVVLQVRGEPTHPGLLDLPWSVPLEQWPAERLVGLPRGISRHVVRFVRVDDTVFAVKEIGHWSAEREYAVLRALDRAGVPAVHPVGIVDGRTAPDGEPLETALVTRHLEFSLPYRALLSQTLRPETAVRLLDALAVLLVRLHLGGFYWGDCSLSNTLFRRDAGSFSAYLVDAETTEHHEVLSEGQRSYDLQLARTNTIGELMDLQAGELLDPATDPVETGDTIAARYEALWSALTGRQTIGVGERFKVDARIRKLNELGFDVAELEVLRDESGDSVQVQPKVVDAGHHARRLLRLTGLDVEENQARRLLNDLDSYRAATGQETEPEEIVAHDWLTASFQPVVRAVPRELRGKLEAAEVFHEVLEHRWFLSEAAGHDIGLLPATRSYVDTVLRHKPDERALLTPVEGP
- a CDS encoding ABC transporter substrate-binding protein gives rise to the protein MTSLTRGRRRASAAGALALAVGLAGCGSSDPDPVATTGGDCAAYSSYGDLKGKTVTVFTGIVTPEDALLEKTWKPFEDCTGADIKGTFDKSFETQILVQARAGNAPDIAIVPQPGLLKQLVATGKAKPAPAATTANVDKFFSPDWKSYGTVDGTFYAAPQNANMKSLVWYSPAEFKEKGLTAPTTLAELQTLTDTLADGGRKPWCAGIASGEATGWVITDWMEDMMLRLSGPETYDKWVNHEIAFNGPESTAALDAVGAILKQDKYVNGGLGNVKSIATTTFQDAGLPILDGACSLHRQASFYAANWPKGTTVAPDGDVFAFFLPGKTAEDKPVLGGGEFLLAFADRPEVQAFQTFVASDTWATLAAQGGGGRAVSANRGVDISKCDCSPIDTLAFETLTDENATFRFDGSDAMPAAIGSNAFWKQATSWITGQSTKDTVDKIEAAWPK